ataacttttaaacaaataacaagaattaaaatcaaatcatcatatgtattttgttagttttaaaaatagttgataatatgattactaataaaaataacaagaaaaataaacatcatatgtaattttatttaattgttctagtttcatatttgttgggttattcTCTCTTTAATGTTTAACATATGCTCATTATCATCATTTGTTAGTCATTGACTGAATTCATCAtcatctaaatttgaatttgcaCCATTATAGTTATCAAGATCTCCTTGTTCCACGAAGTCTTTGAAGTATTAATCATTTCAATTCCACCTATGTTTGAAGTTATGAAACGTCTAACATGATGGTACGATCCAACCTTTTCTTTATGCTATACTAAGGTGGTGTTTAGAAgtgctcatgggtcgggtcgggccgggcccagaaaaaattttggcTCGCTTTTTAAGCCCGGGCCCGCctagcccgaaatatgggcctaaaatttttttcgGGCCCGGCCCGAGGAAAAAAATACTAAGCTCGcgcccggcccggcccgttttttttttttgtaaacactaaaattgtataaaaaagttGCAAAATATAAGCAAACAACCAAAATATCCATACATTAACCAAtctacatatttaattttataacaaaatataaattgtaaactaaactaaaatttcaacaattagaAAGGAAATATCCTAAAAAGCAATTGAAGAAACATCATCCTCATCGTATTCATTGTCCTCATTGTCCTTTTTGCAATCAATTTCTAacataaaataagaataaataattagataatcaaattgatgaaaaaataatataaaattacaacaataaaaCGAGAACAACAATTACCTGTTGAAAATCCCTTAGCTCGCATCCAATCATCCAAGCAAACAACGGCTTGAACCGTTTTTGGCTTAAGTGAACTCCTTAAAGGTGTGATAACTTTCTTACCCATGCTAAAAGCCGATTCGGAAGTTACAGTCGATATTGGAATTGCCAAAAGATCACGAGCCAATAATGAAAGCTCATTGTATCGAACTGAACTTTTGCTCAAACAATCTAAAACATCTATTTGACTATTCAACTCAAGCTCCGGTTCTTCCAAATAAATTTCCAACTGTGACTTTTCACTCCTAGTGCTAGATTCGTCTAAATACCGTTTATAATCATCACTCTTATCAAAACATCCCCCAAAATCAGCACTATTAACATTGTGTTCATCCAAACCAGAATCAACAAGATTTTTATCCGAAACATTAGAACTCCCAGCCAAAGAGGAAGACGTGGATTTGGATTTCTTAACATACTCATCAAACAAGAGTCTAAGATTGCTAAGAATGGTCTCAACAAAATCTAAAGCATGAATACCATAGATTGTTTTAAAGCAATACTGCACATAATTCAACTTGTAACGAGGATCTAAAATTGCAGCACATGACAATATCAACGAATACTCAGCCcaatacttattaaatttctcttgcATTTGCTTAACCATTTGAGTTAAAAACGAATAAGGACCTTTAATTGTATCAAGCAAGACCTTATGAACCTTCCAAACCCCTCTAAAATAAAGATTAGCCGTTGGATAATTAGAACCAGAAAAAACACAAGTCACATCATAAAagactttcaaaaatttgcaaagaatagCAACATTTCTCCACTCCTCGTTAGAAAGTGCAAACATTTGATAATCTTTATCCCGTTAGCCCCAATAATCTAGCACATCTTTATAGTAAAGAGAAGATTCAAGCATCAAAAAAGTAGAATTCCATCTCACACACACATCTTGATGCAACTTTTTGGTCACattcaaatgaaaacttttgtcgGCCACATCATAAAATCTTTTCCTACAAATTCTTGACTTTTTTATGTACCTAATTTCATTTCGAATCTTATTAACAACATCTTCAGCAAGTTCCAAACCAACTTTAACTATAAGATTCAATATATGTGCACAAcatctaacttgaaaaaaagcaCCATCACACAAAATAGCTCGGTTTGCACGAAAACAATTTTTAAGACAAGAAACCATAACATCATTATAAGAAGCATTATCCAAAGTgatgctaaaaattttcttatctatACCCCATTgagataaacataaaacaagttCATCCGATATGTTCAAACTATCATACGGAGGAAGTAAAGCTCTAAACCTTATGATTCTCTTTTGTAGCTTCCAATCTTTGTCAACCCAATGAGCAGTAATGcaaatatattcatcattaGTATGCTCCGAGTTCCAATGAATGCTTGCCACACACAAGAAAAGTAGAAATAGCTTGACGACACTCATCAGCATCAAACTTGTAGTTTTTTATAGATGGAACACCTTTTGGTGATGGTTGAGTGGCTATGGTGTACTGAGTGATGTCCTTATTAACCTTTTTCAAACAACTATTTAGGTGACGTCTTAAATGAGAGGTTCCACTAGAAGACTTAGTAGAGAAGATAGTCTTACAGTGATTACATTTTGCcttcaattcatttttgttctcGCATTCAAGCTTTGTCATTTCATCCCACACCTTTGAAGTGGTAGACTTTTGACGTTTGAGAGCACTTTCATACTCATTAAACCCATCGTCCATAGGTATAGGAGTGTTTGAACTAGCCATAGTCATAAAAATTCAAGTcctaaaatgcaaaaataatcttatttataactcggttattgaatatattatatatattcatgtattaaaattatatacatatatatatttatatacatataaatcttatatatatatatttatatacatgtatctaaattaaataactgAACATAAATATTGTCTCTATTTGAGGATTCATAAATGCCATGCACCTTCAAAATAGCCCTACATTTGTAGGTAAATTACAATTTACGACATctaatcataaaattattggcttttaaatttcattttgggcAATTAATGacatagttaatagttttctagtattttattaaaaatggtaagtaattattttaaatttaaatatttttaatgtttgacaAGTAACACTATATTTATATGACATCAACATTTAATGTGTGAATTTCTTTTGGTAGAAAAATACAACTTAAAacgaaaaattcaaaaagttacaaattttataacaagatattaaaacattatattacattaaaaattaaggtGTAGtagttaaatatcaaatttaggcataatagagagaccaaaattaaaatttattcatattttccaaaattacaaaaaagggTAAGACATAGCAAACctagaagaaaaaaatcatgtGTTAGTTTGTAAGATTATTTCAActtccaaaaccaaaataaaatgttctatatgtgatatatttatattatttttacctttcaaatataaaagtgaagaattatattattttacttttcaaaagttacaaattttataacagctttgagaaaataaatataatatattttaattaatacgtATTACATAATAGTATAATACTGAACTCATATATTGCACGAGATAATAAACTAGTTATTTAACTATGCTAGCCTTGTGATACAAGATCAAACTTGTCACATGTCTTTAAGTAATACTAAAAAAACACACATCATTTAGGAAAAGTCGCTAAGGTTGATTGTTTCGAAGGAAAGGGTGTGAGATAGTGACAGCAACCTGCCTGGGCCTACTGTTTTTCTGCCTCACTAAATAGCTTGTTTCTGcaataaaacaaagcaaaaacaaaaagatgaaattaaatgaagaaaCTAAGCTTGTGATCTCAGAAGTCAGCCCTACAAATTACAtgatctataaaacataaatcaattctcatccaataataattgaataacacAATTTTGCTCTTAATTGTGCTCAGCTACCCTTAATCCTATAGCCTCGTATTGAAATACAAAACTCACCTCAAGGCAATTTTACGGtaaagatatatatacatacatacatatatacatatatatgtatatatatatatatatatatatatatatataagttgctttctaaaatgaaaaacaagttTTCTTATCTATGGATTCAGAACCATATGCTAAAAAATAATACTTCACTTGTTGAATAAAACTCTTAATAATCAGTCTCTTACtctcttcatatatatatatatagctataATTGTCGATTTGGCTATGACTATCCTTCTATATGATTGTAGTTTACAAATTCATGTCATATCACTATGTTTATTTGTAATGGAAGActtgtttaattttacttatgTTTAACAATTCTTTTAAGTGACAAATATGAAAGTTGTTTtgtctaaattttttatatttttcaaa
This genomic stretch from Gossypium raimondii isolate GPD5lz chromosome 6, ASM2569854v1, whole genome shotgun sequence harbors:
- the LOC128041704 gene encoding zinc finger BED domain-containing protein DAYSLEEPER-like — encoded protein: MFALSNEEWRNVAILCKFLKVFYDVTCVFSGSNYPTANLYFRGVWKVHKVLLDTIKGPYSFLTQMVKQMQEKFNKYWAEYSLILSCAAILDPRYKLNYVQYCFKTIYGIHALDFVETILSNLRLLFDEYVKKSKSTSSSLAGSSNVSDKNLVDSGLDEHNVNSADFGGCFDKSDDYKRYLDESSTRSEKSQLEIYLEEPELELNSQIDVLDCLSKSSVRYNELSLLARDLLAIPISTVTSESAFSMGKKVITPLRSSLKPKTVQAVVCLDDWMRAKGFSTEIDCKKDNEDNEYDEDDVSSIAF